In Primulina eburnea isolate SZY01 chromosome 5, ASM2296580v1, whole genome shotgun sequence, a single window of DNA contains:
- the LOC140832968 gene encoding uncharacterized protein isoform X1, with amino-acid sequence MGTAKLCILSSIGIVGLTRNPRRKNSVCSRSFNSPFFGPVTHSTASFTLAPRPSVKVHAFSSVGARSEELEASSSGMVGANDLLIVGPGVLGRIVAEQWRKVFYEKTYNMECSLGREHPGSQIYGLTRTSDHHDELIQMGISPSLKGTQVAHKFPYVIYCAPPYQNLDYPGDVREATLNWNGEGSFVFTSSSAPYDCSDNGSCDEDTPVVPIGRSPRTDTLLKAEKEVLEAGGCVVRLAGLYKADRGAHSYWLEKGILDVRPDHILNLIHYTDAASLSIAILKKNLRGRIFLGCDNHPLSRQEVMELVNKSGKFSKKFDAFTGTNDPLGKKLNNSKTRAELGWEPKYLSFAQFLESL; translated from the exons ATGGGTACAGCCAAATTGTGCATTCTAAGTAGCATAGGAATCGTGGGTCTCACCCGAAATCCTAGGAGGAAGAATTCTGTGTGTTCCAGAAGTTTTAACTCCCCTTTCTTCGGGCCCGTCACCCACTCTACGGCTTCGTTTACGCTGGCCCCTCGTCCTTCAGTGAAAGTCCACGCCTTTTCCTCCGTCG GTGCACGAAGCGAAGAATTGGAAGCTTCATCTTCAGGAATGGTTGGGGCTAATGACTTGTTGATTGTTGGGCCAGGTGTGCTAGGACGCATTGTGGCCGAGCAATGGCGAAAGGTATTTTATGAAAAAACATACAATATGGAGTGCTCTCTTGGCCGA GAACATCCGGGTTCTCAAATTTATGGGCTGACCAGAACAAGTGACCATCACGACGAGTTAATTCAAATGGGGATCAGTCCATCTCTGAAGGGAACCCAAGTGGCTCATAAGTTCCCTTATGTGATTTACTGTGCTCCTCCATATCAAAATCTAGATTACCCTGGTGATGTCAG GGAAGCGACTCTAAATTGGAATGGTGAAGGATCTTTTGTATTTACTTCAAGCTCTGCTCCTTATGATTGCAGTGATAATGGATCTTGTGATGAG GATACTCCAGTGGTACCAATAGGGAGGAGCCCGAGAACTGATACTTTACTCAAGGCAGAGAAAGAAGTGTTGGAGGCAGGAGGATGTGTTGTTAGATTGGCTGGACTTTACA AAGCAGATAGAGGCGCTCATTCATATTGGTTGGAAAAAGGGATTCTTGATGTTCGTCCAGACCACATTCTCAATCTAATACATTACACG GATGCTGCATCACTTTCAATTGCCATCTTGAAAAAGAATCTTCGAGGCAGAATTTTTCTTGGCTGTGATAATCACCCTTTATCAAG GCAGGAAGTGATGGAATTGGTCAATAAGAGTGGGAAGTTTAGTAAGAAGTTTGATGCTTTTACAG GAACAAATGATCCTCTTGGAAAGAAACTAAACAACTCGAAAACTCGTGCTGAGCTAGGATGGGAGCCAAAATATCTCAGCTTTGCACAGTTTCTTGAGAGCCTCTGA
- the LOC140832968 gene encoding uncharacterized protein isoform X2, protein MGTAKLCILSSIGIVGLTRNPRRKNSVCSRSFNSPFFGPVTHSTASFTLAPRPSVKVHAFSSVGARSEELEASSSGMVGANDLLIVGPGVLGRIVAEQWRKEHPGSQIYGLTRTSDHHDELIQMGISPSLKGTQVAHKFPYVIYCAPPYQNLDYPGDVREATLNWNGEGSFVFTSSSAPYDCSDNGSCDEDTPVVPIGRSPRTDTLLKAEKEVLEAGGCVVRLAGLYKADRGAHSYWLEKGILDVRPDHILNLIHYTDAASLSIAILKKNLRGRIFLGCDNHPLSRQEVMELVNKSGKFSKKFDAFTGTNDPLGKKLNNSKTRAELGWEPKYLSFAQFLESL, encoded by the exons ATGGGTACAGCCAAATTGTGCATTCTAAGTAGCATAGGAATCGTGGGTCTCACCCGAAATCCTAGGAGGAAGAATTCTGTGTGTTCCAGAAGTTTTAACTCCCCTTTCTTCGGGCCCGTCACCCACTCTACGGCTTCGTTTACGCTGGCCCCTCGTCCTTCAGTGAAAGTCCACGCCTTTTCCTCCGTCG GTGCACGAAGCGAAGAATTGGAAGCTTCATCTTCAGGAATGGTTGGGGCTAATGACTTGTTGATTGTTGGGCCAGGTGTGCTAGGACGCATTGTGGCCGAGCAATGGCGAAAG GAACATCCGGGTTCTCAAATTTATGGGCTGACCAGAACAAGTGACCATCACGACGAGTTAATTCAAATGGGGATCAGTCCATCTCTGAAGGGAACCCAAGTGGCTCATAAGTTCCCTTATGTGATTTACTGTGCTCCTCCATATCAAAATCTAGATTACCCTGGTGATGTCAG GGAAGCGACTCTAAATTGGAATGGTGAAGGATCTTTTGTATTTACTTCAAGCTCTGCTCCTTATGATTGCAGTGATAATGGATCTTGTGATGAG GATACTCCAGTGGTACCAATAGGGAGGAGCCCGAGAACTGATACTTTACTCAAGGCAGAGAAAGAAGTGTTGGAGGCAGGAGGATGTGTTGTTAGATTGGCTGGACTTTACA AAGCAGATAGAGGCGCTCATTCATATTGGTTGGAAAAAGGGATTCTTGATGTTCGTCCAGACCACATTCTCAATCTAATACATTACACG GATGCTGCATCACTTTCAATTGCCATCTTGAAAAAGAATCTTCGAGGCAGAATTTTTCTTGGCTGTGATAATCACCCTTTATCAAG GCAGGAAGTGATGGAATTGGTCAATAAGAGTGGGAAGTTTAGTAAGAAGTTTGATGCTTTTACAG GAACAAATGATCCTCTTGGAAAGAAACTAAACAACTCGAAAACTCGTGCTGAGCTAGGATGGGAGCCAAAATATCTCAGCTTTGCACAGTTTCTTGAGAGCCTCTGA